One genomic window of Candidatus Hydrogenedentota bacterium includes the following:
- a CDS encoding Gfo/Idh/MocA family oxidoreductase: MKTNRRSFLKSAAVATAPFILPSRIWAAETKPNDKIVMGFIGMGKQSHHLLGTFLQFPECRVVAVCDVDTTRRTNAQNKVNEFYTRKPEMGSAGCQAYNDFREIIARKDIDAVCIATPDHWHTIPMIAALESGKDVYCEKPLTHNIHEAIAVMDAVKKNKRVLQTGSMQRSMREFRIACELVRNGAIGKIDHVDCSFGPPGVPCDLPEESLEPGLDWDLWIGPGPMRPYNSILSPRGIHDHFPDWRSYKEYGGGMVCDWGAHHLDIAQWGLGMDESGPVEVHPPDDPKATNGAVLHYANGVRVTHVSGFGAEFFGSEGEVKVNRGQFEFYRDGKKVAGFVKREDGSLGATLQLVENEYLKNAKVKLYKSDNHLKDFLDCVQSRTRPITNEEVGGRTAICCHLMNQAYYNHTTITWKPKRMKFARNGGKPEWLTRDYRAPWKV; encoded by the coding sequence ATGAAGACGAACCGCCGATCCTTCCTGAAGTCCGCCGCAGTTGCTACCGCTCCCTTCATTCTGCCGTCCCGAATCTGGGCCGCCGAAACCAAGCCCAACGACAAAATCGTCATGGGATTCATCGGCATGGGCAAGCAGAGCCATCACCTGCTCGGGACCTTCCTGCAGTTCCCGGAATGCCGCGTCGTCGCCGTGTGCGACGTCGACACCACGCGCCGCACCAACGCGCAGAATAAGGTAAACGAATTCTATACGCGCAAGCCGGAGATGGGTTCCGCCGGCTGCCAGGCCTACAACGACTTCCGGGAAATCATCGCGCGCAAAGACATCGACGCGGTCTGCATCGCGACGCCCGATCACTGGCATACCATCCCCATGATCGCCGCGCTGGAATCCGGCAAAGACGTCTACTGCGAAAAGCCGCTCACCCACAACATCCACGAAGCGATCGCCGTCATGGACGCGGTGAAAAAGAACAAGCGCGTCCTGCAAACCGGTTCGATGCAACGCTCCATGCGCGAGTTCCGCATCGCCTGCGAACTTGTCCGCAACGGCGCTATCGGAAAGATCGATCACGTCGATTGCAGCTTCGGCCCTCCCGGAGTCCCCTGCGACCTGCCCGAAGAATCCCTCGAACCCGGACTCGATTGGGACCTGTGGATCGGCCCCGGCCCCATGCGCCCGTACAACTCGATACTCAGCCCGCGCGGCATCCACGATCACTTCCCCGATTGGCGCAGCTACAAGGAATACGGCGGCGGCATGGTCTGCGACTGGGGCGCGCACCATCTCGATATCGCCCAATGGGGCCTCGGCATGGACGAAAGCGGACCGGTCGAAGTCCATCCGCCCGACGATCCCAAAGCGACCAACGGCGCCGTCCTCCACTACGCCAACGGCGTGCGCGTGACCCACGTCAGCGGCTTCGGCGCCGAATTCTTCGGCAGCGAAGGCGAGGTCAAGGTCAACCGCGGCCAGTTCGAGTTCTACCGCGACGGCAAAAAAGTCGCCGGCTTCGTCAAACGCGAAGACGGCTCCCTCGGCGCTACGCTGCAACTCGTCGAAAACGAATACCTCAAAAACGCCAAGGTCAAACTCTACAAGAGCGACAACCACCTCAAAGACTTCCTCGACTGCGTCCAATCGCGCACACGCCCGATCACCAACGAAGAAGTCGGCGGCCGCACCGCCATCTGCTGCCACCTCATGAACCAGGCCTACTACAACCACACCACCATCACGTGGAAACCCAAACGCATGAAATTCGCCCGCAACGGCGGCAAACCCGAATGGCTCACCCGCGACTACCGCGCCCCGTGGAAGGTGTAG
- a CDS encoding AbrB/MazE/SpoVT family DNA-binding domain-containing protein, translating into MKKLTKHGNSLALVIDKPILDLLKIDANTPLEVSTDGDMLLIRPQRRARANKKLKEALDWTNARYGKALKRLTE; encoded by the coding sequence ATGAAAAAACTTACGAAGCACGGAAACAGCCTGGCACTCGTCATTGACAAACCAATACTCGACCTCCTCAAGATCGACGCGAACACGCCGCTGGAAGTGTCCACGGACGGAGACATGCTCCTCATCAGACCACAGCGACGCGCACGAGCAAACAAAAAGCTCAAAGAAGCCCTGGACTGGACGAACGCGCGGTATGGCAAGGCCCTCAAACGCTTGACAGAGTAA
- a CDS encoding type II toxin-antitoxin system death-on-curing family toxin, which yields MPPVFLSTDDVLEIHEDQIRRYGGMAGVRDLSLLQSAAAQPCAKFNQAYLHRDAFEMAAAYLIHIVRNHTFVDGNKRTGAGAAAARLSQVQIGFTATAVLQSRTAHSHASLALVGSGGTLSAPQPSRSNELVDWLLGRTG from the coding sequence ATGCCGCCTGTTTTTCTAAGCACCGACGACGTCCTGGAAATTCACGAGGATCAGATACGGCGATACGGCGGCATGGCGGGCGTCCGCGACCTGTCTCTTCTGCAGTCGGCTGCCGCGCAGCCGTGCGCGAAGTTCAATCAGGCCTACCTTCATCGCGACGCATTCGAAATGGCTGCCGCGTATTTGATCCACATCGTCAGGAACCATACGTTTGTTGACGGCAACAAGCGAACCGGTGCCGGTGCCGCGGCGGCTCGATTATCCCAAGTCCAAATCGGATTTACGGCCACTGCTGTGCTTCAGTCCCGAACTGCCCACTCCCATGCAAGCTTGGCTTTGGTCGGCTCCGGCGGTACTCTATCCGCACCTCAGCCATCTCGCTCCAATGAACTTGTAGACTGGCTGCTGGGCCGTACCGGTTAG